Genomic segment of Hydra vulgaris chromosome 11, alternate assembly HydraT2T_AEP:
cttttttctattttctttgaacttatttaaaggttttccatttattaataaagtgtATTCATAAGTAAAACCATTACAGGCTTCTATTAAAATAACTGCTTTTGCAGTTCCAATATTAAAGTCTTGCCGCCCAACTAATTTGAACATCCAGTTTTTACGGAATATTTCAGTTTCGTCAACCCAAACAACACGCTTTCCTGAAGTTGTACCATGTTCAAATTTTACTTGATGATTTCCATCTGGTAGTGATACATCCCAAACTGCTACAACATCAGAAATATTAACTCCTGACATCTTTATTTAGCAACAACAACTTGATGTAtacagtttttaatgaaaattatccCGGTATAAAAAATTGTAGGAAAAGAGCATGCTATTACATTATAAGATAAAATCTATTATTAACAGTACATAAACatcaacataaatatatatgtgtacatatacatgcctccccaaggccaagaagaccaacatggtaaaaaaataacaagtacattaatacttatatattctATAATGGTTGAACATATTTTTTGCGGGAAATATtagtaaagattttattaaatattaaattttaaaaatatatttatttactgcCCTGTTGTGTAGCACTAAAAACTGTATCGTATATCCataatatacaaggtttttaaaaatcatttatacttttttcttacatcattgatgtaagaaaaaagtataaatgattttgtcattttattttttgtttttaagtatcgGATTTTTTGTTACGACCGCTACAacaaaaagaacataaaaatgcttgtaaaactcttgtaaaaactatgaaactcagaatataataacatcaatatgtgctaaatacacacatcaaatgattttttttaccatgcTGTTCGCAAATCAAGCAGGCCTCCATTTTGATTGCAGTTACATACCTCAATcaactttaaaacttcaaaatacaaatgttaaaaatttagagACCAGGTCTCAAAAAATATCTACTATAAtctctttataaatatttacatatacactacaacttttatatacatataccacaatttacatatatatatatatatatatatatatatatatatatatatatatatatatatatatatatatatatatatatatatatatatatatatatatatatatatatatatatatatatatatatacatatatagatgcacacacacatac
This window contains:
- the LOC100210289 gene encoding fas apoptotic inhibitory molecule 1: MSGVNISDVVAVWDVSLPDGNHQVKFEHGTTSGKRVVWVDETEIFRKNWMFKLVGRQDFNIGTAKAVILIEACNGFTYEYTLLINGKPLNKFKENRKKSAKVWTLLLDGIETRVVLEKDTMDVWVNGSVLETAGEFGDEGTETHFEIRDHVCVISGVSSGKIREGIVHSLIVDGAIIPESFE